The genome window GATGGCCGTGCAGTGGCCGCTGGTGGTGCACGGGGTGGTGACGCTGCTGGTGGTGGTCTCGTTCCTTTGTGGGCGCTGGCCCATCTTCCGCGGCACCTTCGTCGAGAAAATCCATTACTTCATTACCTACGGCGCCTACGACTACTTCCTGTGTGTCTTTTTTCCCCTCAAAATTGCTTCTTTCCTGAAACTAATGGCTTTATTTAGGTTTCTTAGACTCGTTTTCTTTGTTAGTTGAGTCTAGATCGAAGAGAGGAACATAGGTTTTGCATACACTTGATTTGGGATGAGTTGATTCGGATGCTTGCTTCTTGAAGGGCTTGGTTTCGGTATAATTACTTCGAATTCCTTTGAGAGGAAGCACAGGCGTCGGTGTATTGCGAGGTAGTTTATCTGTTCAACATCCAGTGTCATGTACATCCTGGTTGGATGGAAGTTGTCAAGTTGGAATTCTTTGGTCATTGCTCTTAGATATGAAGCGTTCCGAAATCTGAGGATTCGAAGAAAGTAAAGGCCGTTTGGAAGATTTTATAAGATGGTTCTTGGGAATTGATTCTCAAGAATGGTATAGAGAGAGTGAGAAAAAGTGAGGTAAGGTGTCGGCAGTATTTTCCCTTGAAGACAGCGGAGGGTTTGGGCGAGGCAGTAGCTACTATGTGGGGCAACTCTTGATGATCTCTGCTTGAAAGGAAGAGAGGATGCACGTGCCCTAGCTtgcagaggagagggagaggaaagaggtgGTCGCTGCAGTCTCCAGTGAATGTGGCTACGGGCTTAGGTAACACTAAACCCATGATGTGGGGCTTGCCCTCAGAGTGGCAGTGGTAATGGCATGGATTACGACAGAACAATTCAACTTAAGCCAGCGACCATCATGGTCACAGCTCCAGTTGAACAACTCTTCTGGGATGTGATGGGTCACGAGACCTGCTTAAGAGATGCTATGGTTCATCAAGGTCTTGTCTCCTTGTTGAGATATGTGAATTGTGAAACTTGTTGAGAGATATGATAGACCTTGAATCCTGGTTGAGTTGATGCATGGGCTGTGCCTATTCGTTGAGAATTAATCTGAAAACATGGAAACAAATTAAAGTTGTCTATGTTCATTTGTAATCATTGTTCCTAGAAAGCATGtttcaaaaaaattctcagaTAATATTACCAAACCTTTTTCGTTGTTTCTAAAAACTGAAAATCAGTTTCTGAGAACTGAACCAAACAGTCTGTTATTATCTCATACAAATTTATTTCGAATCTTTCACTTGTAGTGTCACTatgtttctcttcctctttctgtGGCAAACTGGAAAGTTGCACACACTTCCAAACACACTAAATTCATATGTCTGCATGAAAATAGTTACTGGTGACGTAAAGCTACAAACAAACAACAAGCAAGCAATTAGGAATTAGTATGCATTTTTTTCCTCCTACTTCACCTGGATTGAATGGAAATCTCAAATGGCTTGTTTGGTGTTGAAAAGCTAAGTCGTACATCACATCCCAAAAACCATTCCATGATCCAGAACTTTCATTTCTTCCAGGGAATGGTAATTTAGAGATAAGAAAGctcaaagtatatttttaataatcAAGGACTTGTATACTTGACATACAGTCGGCATCATGTAGAAACCTACTCAGAAAGTTTTGTGTTGCAACTCAACCATTTTTTCTTCTATAGTCAACCATATAAATTGTCACATGCCTGACAATTGACATCACTCCTCTTGATATCTGATTCCATCACTTATTTATGTTTTCTAAATTATgttttctaaagttaattttgtaCACTAGCGTTTGGAAAACTTTTTTTCTAGTTATGAGTCTCTTTAACTGCGTCACCAGCAAAATTTTTGTTTATCAAGGACTTAGTTTTTAGTGCTGTTGTCAGAGTGTATTTTAGTTTCAGACTTCAGAGATTGATTTCATTTTATCTTTTGATATTCTTCTCACTGGGTCAGTGTTCTTTTTGCTGTTAGATTTGTTTAAAATATTTACTGATAGTGAAAATTTGAAACAGTTTGTTATTAATGAGCATAAAAaggtttataaaataaaaaactttctGGTTCTCCACTGGTTAGATTACTTGATTAAACAAATTTTATTCTCTTGTTTTGTTCAATGTCCATCCTCTGAGCTAATTATCTTCAACATTTTTGCAGACGATTTGTGGTAGCTGCATTTGGCTCTAGAGGCAGAAATTGCTTTCTCACAGTTGAAAATTATTGTTGTGAACGGCCAAATCCTATCTTACAAGTATGATGACCACTTTTCTTTCAAATTTCCTTACTATTTTTCCTTGTAATAAGTATCCATTGATTTCCTAAATGTACATGAACATCCTTCTAGGTTTTCGAGATGTATCTCTCTTTTCTAGATGTTGATATCAGGGAATTCACTCACTTCAGTCAGTTTTGAATTTAACAATGGTTTCAATAGGATCATAGAATCTAGTTTGTCTTGTTATTAATTGAATATATTTCACACAGGTATTATTTGCTTGCCGATGTTGCATTGATTTGTGGTGTGATATTGTATGAAGATATATATAGGATGACTCTGCATGGAAAAAATTCTAATGGAAAAAATTCTAATTTGAAGGAGCATGGTGTGATATTCCTTGTCACCAAACTCAATGTGATATTTGCAGATATTTTATCTGGTCATCCTTGGTGTGACATACTTTATCATTGGAAAGTCATCCTTCAGATACATTCCTGGTTTCTATGTCAGTGAATTTCACTGGTAATATCTGTAGCACTTATTGCAGATAATATGAATGACATAAAGCATTTTGAACTTACAGAAAACAATTATTTTGTCCAGGTACACAGGCATGTTGGCTGTAGGTGTTGGAGTTCTTCTTTTTCTATTGACTAGCTTTTCAGATCCAGGAACTGTGACAACTGAGAATGTTTCTAAATATGTATCTGCATATccttatgatgatatcatatacaTGGAGAAAGAATGTTCAACTTGCAAAATCCTAAAGTCTGAGTATTGTTTTTGTGCTACTATTTTGGttgtgatttctttgcattttataTATTCTCACAGGAATTGCATTTAAATGCAGACCTGCTAGATCTAAGCATTGTGGCATATGTAATAGATGTGTTGCCCGATTCGATCACCACTGCGGTTGGATGGTCAGGCCTGATCTATATCTTTCCTTGTTATCCTATTGTTGCTTTTCTGATAATATGTCAACAACTCCTTGGAATAGTTGTCTTATTTGGATGCCTTAATTTGGTTTATGATCAATGCAGAGTTACTGCATTTTTGAGAAAAACACTTCCTAATTCAGTTTATCTGGGACGCAGAATAATTGCATTGGCGAGAAGAACACCCGTTATTTTATGGCCTTTCTTCTTTGGTTAGTAAATACCTAATCCAATGGTGAATATTCTGAGGTCATGTGTATCATCTAGTTATTATCATGCATACTTTACATTTGAAATAGTACTCTGCTAAACATAGAAATCTTTcatcataattaaattttttctttGTATCGTCATCTTAAATTACTTCAAGTTGCTATTGGGCTATAAATTTTCCCAGTAAAGAAGACTTCATGAGCTAAGTGAAGTTCTCCTACGTAACTGCTTATCATTGAACAAGCTATCCTTATCCTTTGCACAATTGTTCCTGACTAAGATGCCTGGTGAGTTTTGaagtgattgtttaatttttttggTAATTACATGATATATGTACTGAATTTTGAATGATCTTGATGTACTGAAGGTTGGATAGTGAGACGGTTTGAGAATTCTTCCATTATAGTTGATCTCGTGacctttttccttttcctttttctagTTTCAATTGCATATGAAGATTTCTTGGCTCATTGGTTTTCTTCTATTAGCAAAGATCtacatatttttctataaaaaactcatcatttctttttttttttattgtcttgGGGTATTTTAAGTTACTTTGTATTTTCATGCTGTCTTTATTTATTGTATTGTTTATAGAATATATTATACTTGTTACTTTCATGGGTCAAGTGTTAATGATAATTACAATGTGTAGGAAGCATTtatttagtatcgcaatgtacaAAAAAGAAAGTTTTACAATGCACATCTAATATCCATTTATTGAAAAGATCTCGGCAAAGGAGTATATTTCTGAAGTTTATTCTTTAACATGTTTTTGCAAGTTGGGTAATATACGATATCGTATGTTTGTATTTTAATCTGTCAAAGTAGTCAAAATTtattacttcaatattttgtttGGTGAATTGAAGCATATATCAGAGGTTTCAAATATCGATTGTACCAGTTGGCATTAGATGGTATTTAGGTTCATCTAAGTACCAGTGTCGAAACATATAGCTCCAATGTTATTTTATTCAGTGATATTGGATGGTTCAGGTTGATATACCACCCAGTATACCTGTACCATATTAGCCCATTAGCTTACTAAAATTGCTATTGAACCTAAATTTAAACTCTTGTATTGAAGTGAAAATATTGCTAAATGAAATTATGTTTTGGTTTCTTTGGTCAAGTGAGGCAGCTAATAATAGCTTAAGATTTGTCCTACATTGATGGAACAAAGCTAAAAAGTAACCTTAAAGTAAAAGGCAGATGGCACTTAGCGTGAAGGCTGCTGTCTAGGTAGGATACATTAAATTAAGGTCATCAAGGCCCACTGGTGGATCCTGCAAGTAATTTTGATATTCCTTTACTGAGGGATCTTATAAGGTAATCATCTCCTATGATGCAGCCAGTCAAATCTGAAATATGTTATGCTAGTTAAACATCACATTGAGAACGATAGTTTTTGTAGTTTGGTCCATTCCAATGTGAATATCAGTTTTGTGACTGACTTGAAACTTTTTCCAGGACAAGCCCTCTAAGATCCTTGTTTTCTGAAAGATATTTCAGTTCAGTGGTAATGTATTATGATACAGCATAAATTGTTGCCATCCCTGCTCCTGTCAATCTTATTACTACAGTAGCTACATACCTTGTGAAAGAGTTGATATTGTTCTTCTGATGATTTCTTTACAAGATTAACGAACGAATGACATCaaaattagcacataattaaacATTTGTCTTGGGCACTTGCTAACCAGTTGGCTACTTCTTTGTATGGTGATTAAGTTACTTTGTTTATGTTTGAAGCATTTAGCTCTTTATCtatttgttattgttatcatgatttttttcCCTTGGATAAGTGTTTTTTTTATCGACTCACATTTCAAAAGGATTCCTAGGCAGTGAAAACTCAACATGCTAGACTTTCTGTCATGTAACTTCACTGAATGTAACTGTCATATGTGGTTGTGGGTGCCCCTAATGCGGAATCCTCTCCTTGTTTATCTGGTGAACTGGCAGGCACTTTCTTATTTGTCTCTATGGAGCACTTGTCCTCGGATTAATTCTTGCTGGTCAATTGAAAGAGCACAAGATAATATACATTTTAACTGGTAATCTGATGTTCATCCTAATGCATTTGGCTTGTGTATTAAGTTTCTACCATGTTTTTGTGATGACCCTTCCTCTTTTTTCAGCTTATTATGGCATTGAACATTCATTTTCCAGCTTATCTCCACATGTGGTACAGGTAAGATAGGAACTTTATGCGGTACAAGGATTCTATGCATTGTTCTCTATATCTGTAAATTATTAGAGTTTTTTTACGAAATTTctgcaaaataataataaaatattacagTGGTTGCTGGGTTCATATAATACACAAATACTTCTGATAATGTTTCTGGCAATAATTTCACTGCTGCTGGCCGGATTTTTTGGATATCATGCACATCTCTGTTTGACAAACACCACAACAAATGAGGTTTTCTTCTCTACCTTACCCTAAAGAGACGACCGGTCGAAGCCGACTATTAACAGATGCTTCATGTCTTTGAGCTAGCAGACTTTCAAGTGGCAAGACTACATAAGCTGGAAGAGGAAACTGAATGAAGCCAAGGCCAGCGCCGCAGCACTGAAGGCCGGTATACAGACAATCAGTGAAGAAGCAAAAGCTCCTGAAAGCAAATGGAGGGCTTTTTTCCGCAGATCCCCTCTGCAGAATGATGATGTGATTGTCAAGAATAACTTGTATGATCAAGGATTAATCAGTAACATTTGTGAGATCATTTTTCCTTTATCGCAGAGAAAGTCATTCTTTCATCGGAAATCAACATAACAGGGTTGTTGTAGACCCCCTTTTTCTCATATGTGATACATGAAGTTTGCATTTAATGTAGGTTACCCATTAATGTTTCTTCGGGGACCGGTTATATATTACAGAAATTGATGCTGTAGCTTGAATCTGATGGAAGATCCCAACTTCTATCTTGTTGCAAGGATTTGGTATTCCTTGGATCTCATTTGTCTACTGACTGCTTGTTCCTATGAAATATTCTGGAATTTAGAAGCACTACACTGGTTGGTTGTGAAACATGGGGTCTTCTTCTAGCAATCTTTGAGATTTCAGATGGGCACATGGTATCAGATAATGTTCCCAAATTGTGTGTGCAGGATAGGGAGACACCTTTATGCTAAAAATGAATACAAAGATGATTTGCTTGTGGCAACACCTCCATGCTCATTCATCATTTTGACCTATTAACAGGAAAAATAAATCCAAGTGGAGGAACATTAATCATTCTCATTCCTTCATTGATTCAGATGTTGCAAGGCATTAACCTTGGGTTTTATCTCTTGCACATGAACTTTTGCAGGAAGAAATGAGAAGCATATTTCACAACTGAAATTGAcataactcaaaagccattacAAGAAGTGGTTGTCCAGTTCTGCAGAAAGCAGTTTAGCATAATGATAACCACGCTTATTTTGCTATATTAACACAGTCTGATCAACATCACATTGCCACATTGTTACAGCGAACTCCTTCCGGAGGCAAAAAAGAAACACCAAATAACTGCACACGGTACCATCCAGAGTCAACAACTCCCAAGTGATTCCAATCTACTAAAAAGGAATGGCAACAATCACTGGAGCTGTCAAAAACTGAGGGAAAAATATTTAACTTTGTCAAGTTGCTTGTTTCACCATCAGTGGGTCCACTGGTTTCCTGAATTCTTATCCTTGGTATCTAATATTAAGGCTCATGACGAACCCTTACTTTGTCTGTATCCTCCTTCACTTGCTTCTTTTCACAAAGACAACCTTTGGGCTTGGTAGAAGCTGAAGGATGCAGTCGTTCATTATTGGCTTTGGATCATTGTCCAGACCCGGCTGAAATCTTATCTGCAAAATGTTTTGTTGATTTAGATCGCTAACCACTGAAACACAGGAAGATAACAGTGCAAACTtgtcaaaataattaaaatatagaaAAACATATACACAATGAAAGAGTGGAAGCTTTTCgaaataattaaatatagaaATACATACGCAGAATGGAACTAGCACAACAATGTCTAAGAACTTGAGTTTAATTGACGTCTTTCCTGAAACTTCAAGTTCCTCAGTTTAGAAAATCAAGGAAAATATAGATGTTGTTTCGTACACCAACATGTACCTGGAAGCTGAAACTTGAAACTACAAACAAAGCAACTTATTTCACTACTAATGTTCAGATCACAAACCATTCCCAGATATTGCAGAAATTAGTACCAAAATCATTCCCCAGGGATTACTTCATCACTCAAGATTCAAGTAAAAGGAGAAACAAAATAGTATTCCCCTAAAAAGAAGCAAGAAGAGGAAACAGAAAACATGTCTTCTATTGAAAAAATATCTAACGGTGCCCTATTATTTTATCTGTAAGCTCCTAAATAGATCATGTACCTATTCGTCTTCCCAAGATAAGCATGGACACTAATAGATAGGATTGTTCCATTGCAAAATAGGAGAAGCGGAtttgaaacataaatataatcTCTTTGCTTACATAGGTAAAATTACAAAAATTGATCCTCTCAAGATCTTATATTGGAGAAGCCTTATGTGCTAGGccactattttattttattcattcaCCTTCCAAGCCGATGACCAATTCATCAATATCAATATCTGTCAAAACAAAAGGAGCATGCATCTCTCTTAAACAATTAAAAGCAAGAAACAAATTACAGTAATGGGAAAGTCTGTCAGGTTACCCACTAGATCTGATCCTATTCTTTATTGAGTTTTCAACCTTTAactcttaaaaaaaaaacttagctaATTTTAACCATTGAATTGGGTGATTGTTGTATATTTAACTATGAGCTCTATGGATATGAACAACAAATATCAAACTCTATGgatgtgaacaacaaaataaaatgACAATAAGAATGGGCATGACTATATGCATTAtgagaatgtgttctttcttcaTCTTGTTTATCAAATTAGAAGCTCATATAATAGTTTTAACCCAATTATTGAGCCCTTACCCATATgcattaaaagaaaataattgaTTATTTATTAGATGAGGATCAGACATTTGTGTGAAATCATTTTCTATGCAGTCTATAAAACATTTGATTtgtcataaaataaataaagtggTTTTGTATCATCGGTACTTATCTAAATTCTAAAGGCATAAGTACAGATTTACCAAAATCAAGCCACAAATCCATAATTAAATATAACATATACAAGTACCTCATAGTTCTGAAGCAAAGATGCAATCAGTGTTGCAATTCCAAGAGTTGCAAACTTCTCTCCAACACATGCTCGTGTACCATATCCAAAAGGAAGAAAAGCTGCCTTTTTCTTTGGCTCACTAAAAAAATGGCTTCCTCCAAAGTCTTCATATTCCTTGCCTATGAATAGATATGTTGAAAAAGATAAAAACTTCAATCAGTGGTTTCAAAAATAATAACAATTTATAAGAGTGGGCATGAACAGAAAATTCAAAGTACTAGAAGCTGATATCTATACATCTCAAATAACATGCAAGTGAAAATCCATGATATATATCTAGTAAGTCCAAGGGTTAAAATTAGAACATGATACTAGTTTGAATTGCTCAAAAATAGGACAGAGAACAAGGAGACCAAGCATATTAGAATACTTAAAATAAGATGACAAAACAAAACAAGTAATCATGTGATTTGCATTATTGTGATGTACGTTGATGAAATCAACAGTCAAAGTGGCTAGAAGCTTGCACTAAAATAGAGTTTTCGTAAAGAAGCTCAACAATGACTCAGCAAGAGAAATCTCAAAATTTTAGAATGGGGAAGCGAATAAAACATCATGTAAATCGAGGAGAAAAGTGTTCAGATATTTTCTATATGCACACTATATCTGCAATCTAGACATGGTTCATGATGCAAAGTTGTATGTATGCCCAAAGAATATCAGCTCGGTCAGGTATCTGAGACAACGCTTGAAGAGTTTGCATTGTTTAGCTTGTCTGCTAAGTTCTTTGAAAACATGGATCTTCATCTGGTTTTCAACATAGACTCTTTCACCTTTGATTGCAGAGAGCAGTGGCAGTAGTATCAAGATCTATCTTTATGCCTGTTTGTGCTTGAAACAAAGGATTATCATTTCAGTTGGCATGAGTCAGCGTGTGACATGTCAGAAGGTATCAGCACACATGTGGAGGGATGCTGGCAATGTTGGTGGTACTAATTCTTGAAATAACTTTCACTACTTCACCCAAAGTGCACTTGTTCAAGTCTACTTAATGTATCTTGACAGATAAAACTCCCTTCTCACATGGTAACTACCACAATTGTTGAACATGTTCAAAGACATGAAAGTGGATATTCTTTATGTTGCAGCACATAGATAATATTTTGCACTGAATATCTTTCTTTGACTTGGCCTACCGCATATCCGAAATTCTGAAGGATTCATGTAAAGCTACTTTGTCTAAGTTGTATGcattttctataaaatattatataaaaaaacccTTTTATATTACTAGCGAGTATATTGAATATGAGTGCTTATCAAGATTCACTATATGTCATTATCTAGTTCCAAAGGCACTTATTCAATTCATCCATCATGCGTTCTTCTGGGAGTGATTGACTCAATATTTGAAACGTAATCAGGATACAGTATGAGAGACATCAAGAAGTATATTATTCCCATTACATAATTATCATAATATCTCCACTCAAATATTCCTTGTATGTTTCAAGCACGTGATAGGATATGATCCTCCTGGTGCTGCTCTTTCATTCCCCACATGTGAAGACTGTTTCATATGGTTCCATTTCATCTTTAGGCCTCACGAGTCAGGTAATTGCTGTTTGAATTGTCTAAAAGCTGGAAACATGGATATGGAAGCTCTAGAAAATAGAAATCTTTCTCAGTCACAAGTGACTCATTTTCGATTCCAGACATGTAACAAGACCTATAATATACACCATAATAGATTTTTTAAAATGTTTTTACAATAACATGATAAGCTCAATATTGGGTGTCTAGGTGCTGACATAGAAAAAGACCAGGCAAGTTCAGTTTACATATACAGTAATAGTCACCTAAGTGTACTGTTGTTACTCAAC of Musa acuminata AAA Group cultivar baxijiao chromosome BXJ2-3, Cavendish_Baxijiao_AAA, whole genome shotgun sequence contains these proteins:
- the LOC103977733 gene encoding probable protein S-acyltransferase 17 isoform X2, whose protein sequence is MAVQWPLVVHGVVTLLVVVSFLCGRWPIFRGTFVEKIHYFITYGAYDYFLRFVVAAFGSRGRNCFLTVENYCCERPNPILQIFYLVILGVTYFIIGKSSFRYIPGFYVSEFHWYTGMLAVGVGVLLFLLTSFSDPGTVTTENVSKYVSAYPYDDIIYMEKECSTCKILKPARSKHCGICNRCVARFDHHCGWMNNCIGEKNTRYFMAFLLWHFLICLYGALVLGLILAGQLKEHKIIYILTAYYGIEHSFSSLSPHVVQWLLGSYNTQILLIMFLAIISLLLAGFFGYHAHLCLTNTTTNETFKWQDYISWKRKLNEAKASAAALKAGIQTISEEAKAPESKWRAFFRRSPLQNDDVIVKNNLYDQGLISNICEIIFPLSQRKSFFHRKST
- the LOC103977733 gene encoding probable protein S-acyltransferase 17 isoform X1 → MAVQWPLVVHGVVTLLVVVSFLCGRWPIFRGTFVEKIHYFITYGAYDYFLRFVVAAFGSRGRNCFLTVENYCCERPNPILQIFYLVILGVTYFIIGKSSFRYIPGFYVSEFHWYTGMLAVGVGVLLFLLTSFSDPGTVTTENVSKYVSAYPYDDIIYMEKECSTCKILKSEPARSKHCGICNRCVARFDHHCGWMNNCIGEKNTRYFMAFLLWHFLICLYGALVLGLILAGQLKEHKIIYILTAYYGIEHSFSSLSPHVVQWLLGSYNTQILLIMFLAIISLLLAGFFGYHAHLCLTNTTTNETFKWQDYISWKRKLNEAKASAAALKAGIQTISEEAKAPESKWRAFFRRSPLQNDDVIVKNNLYDQGLISNICEIIFPLSQRKSFFHRKST
- the LOC103977733 gene encoding probable protein S-acyltransferase 17 isoform X3, coding for MAVQWPLVVHGVVTLLVVVSFLCGRWPIFRGTFVEKIHYFITYGAYDYFLRFVVAAFGSRGRNCFLTVENYCCERPNPILQIFYLVILGVTYFIIGKSSFRYIPGFYVSEFHWYTGMLAVGVGVLLFLLTSFSDPGTVTTENVSKYVSAYPYDDIIYMEKECSTCKILKSEPARSKHCGICNRCVARFDHHCGWMNNCIGEKNTRYFMAFLLWHFLICLYGALVLGLILAGQLKEHKIIYILTAYYGIEHSFSSLSPHVVQTFKWQDYISWKRKLNEAKASAAALKAGIQTISEEAKAPESKWRAFFRRSPLQNDDVIVKNNLYDQGLISNICEIIFPLSQRKSFFHRKST